One part of the Pieris napi chromosome 4, ilPieNapi1.2, whole genome shotgun sequence genome encodes these proteins:
- the LOC125049116 gene encoding uncharacterized protein LOC125049116, protein MHFWIDKRQSQCYSGRHRVPSSLSAGGLGRSRGRVGVSAPGGRKGMAAPVHRFVPVDCAPRRPRVPRATQYGPPPIPQVHTSRRTEESMYVEIPVEPPQPTIASLAAARSVTPDTLLRTAALGLQHSPMMAPHLKFGILVSLALATLFIACVKYYFDRQMIHDAGNSDAGVMCAAIACVCGAGCALSRCRPRAPVPPAFPPDRVSTTGTRERMAPSEPSEDVSLATLLQNSEGSAGGSCSPEAPPPYHIAVLLPGRDQPSPPPPAYSALS, encoded by the exons ATGCATTTTTGGATAGATAAACGACAAAGCCAGTGTTATAGTGGTCGTCATAGGGTGCCATCATCTTTGTCTGCAG GCGGATTGGGCCGATCACGCGGGCGTGTTGGCGTGAGTGCGCCGGGAGGGCGCAAGGGCATGGCGGCGCCCGTGCACCGCTTTGTGCCCGTCGACTGCGCTCCCAGGCGACCACGAGTACCACGCGCCACTCAGTATGG CCCTCCTCCAATACCTCAAGTGCATACATCCAGGCGAACAGAAGAATCAATGTATGTCGAAATTCCCGTGGAGCCCCCTCAGCCCACTATCGCCAGTCTGGCGGCGGCTCGCAGCGTCACCCCGGACACCCTGCTCCGGACCGCGGCCCTAGGACTCCAGCACTCCCCCATGATGGCCCCACATCTGAAGTTTGGCATACTCGTGTCTCTCGCTTTAGCCACTCTCTTTATAGCATGTGTTAAATACTACTTCGATCGACAG ATGATTCACGACGCGGGCAACAGCGACGCAGGCGTGATGTGTGCGGCGATAGCGTGCGTGTGCGGGGCGGGTTGCGCGCTGTCCCGCTGTCGGCCCAGGGCTCCCGTGCCCCCGGCCTTTCCGCCAGATCGCGTCTCCACTACGGGCACTAGGGAACGGATG GCACCCTCTGAGCCTTCGGAAGACGTATCCCTAGCGACCCTGCTGCAGAACTCGGAAGGAAGCGCCGGGGGCTCCTGCTCCCCCGAGGCGCCGCCGCCTTACCACATCGCCGTTCTTCTGCCGGGAAGGGACCAGCCTTCCCCGCCGCCGCCCGCCTACAGCGCTCTCAGCTAG
- the LOC125049114 gene encoding protein halfway, which produces MGNFRCCYNLVVWVAMAYLMAFPPLTETRMEESMEPHPTSTEKPETEAPRIELKMGKCFHMSREHCPTDQRCKRVDPVSVFCCDVDSFRLREALAITMTQNTTNLHVLNATIKELDVSQSTFRRLTSMALTDGNIGKIVGQFPKYSSIACLNISNNNLSSITPQPPGQRPFAYLFTLSILDASANNLTEFPLSLVQSNRKIHVDLSGNNYLPCKHFQKAMEANNGSLLQFLNHENTYCALDLRFNWFQNVQIVQIDHLQVQKDLNKSCQDIKPANINCTCTTMLELVLHREATYVVAVDCSQRGLTQLPTGLPNNTVNLNVSYNNITSLQAIADDASYDHLRWLIADHNDIGSIVELEGSKFIDNFRLFSITHNKLRSIHPYVLSNRLETAGATMLIAENHIHCDCNTEKVVKPWLLEHNTALLDYKDLWCDNNMGPVVELKEFQVCHTPRDWTDYIYYIIGLEALVLALLISKVSYDYWVFKTAGYLPWPANKMPRLPCDWLCE; this is translated from the exons TTGGTGGTGTGGGTGGCAATGGCGTATCTGATGGCGTTCCCTCCTCTCACAGAGACAAGGATGGAAGAAAGTATGGAG CCCCACCCGACATCAACGGAAAAGCCAGAAACGGAGGCACCACGCATCGAGCTGAAAATGGGCAAATGCTTCCACATGTCCCGGGAGCATTGCCCCACGGACCAGCGGTGCAAACGAGTGGACCCTGTGTCCGTCTTCTGTTGTGACGTAGACAGCTTTCGACTCAGAGAGGCTCTTGCTATCACAA tgaCCCAGAACACGACAAATCTGCACGTGCTGAACGCGACGATAAAGGAGCTGGATGTGTCACAATCCACATTTAGAAGACTCACTTCGATGGCACTCACAGATGGAAATATCGGCAAGATTGTTG GTCAATTCCCTAAGTACTCCTCGATTGCATGCCTGAACATCTCCAACAATAACCTGAGCAGCATCACCCCGCAACCACCAGGCCAGCGACCTTTCGCCTATCTCTTCACATTGTCCATACTCGATGCTTCTGCTAACAATCTGACAGAGTTCCCGCTGAGCCTCGTACAGAGTAATAGGAAGATACATGTCGACCTCTCGG GCAACAATTACCTGCCCTGCAAGCACTTCCAGAAGGCAATGGAGGCTAACAACGGCTCTCTTCTGCAGTTCCTTAACCACGAAAATACCTACTGTGCCCTCGACCTGCGATTCAACTGGTTCCAGAACGTGCAGATCGTTCAGATTGACCACTTACAAGTTCAGAAAGAT TTAAACAAGAGCTGCCAAGACATAAAGCCAGCGAACATTAACTGCACGTGCACGACCATGCTTGAGCTGGTGCTGCACCGTGAGGCCACTTACGTAGTGGCTGTGGACTGCTCCCAGCGCGGTCTCACGCAGCTGCCCACCGGTCTACCCAATAACACTGTGAACCTGAATGTGTCTTATAACAAC ATTACGTCCCTCCAAGCAATAGCGGACGACGCGTCGTACGATCACTTGCGATGGTTGATAGCAGACCACAACGACATTGGCAGCATTGTGGAGCTCGAGGGATCCAAATTCATTGACAACTTCAGGCTCTTCTCCATCACTCATAATAAACTGAGATCT atccACCCTTACGTGCTGTCGAACCGTCTGGAGACAGCCGGCGCCACCATGCTCATCGCTGAAAACCACATTCACTGCGACTGCAACACCGAGAAAGTTGTCAAG CCCTGGCTTCTCGAACATAACACGGCGTTACTGGACTACAAAGACCTCTGGTGCGACAACAACATGGGCCCTGTCGTGGAATTGAAAGAGTTCCAGGTCTGCCACACCCCGCGTGACTGGACGGACTACATCTACTACATCATAGGGCTAGAGGCGCTGGTGTTAGCGCTTCTGATTAGCAAGGTCTCTTACGACTACTGGGTGTTTAAGACCGCGGGATACTTGCCGTGGCCAGCCAACAAAATGCCAAGGTTGCCTTGCGATTGGCTTTGCGAATAA